The following coding sequences are from one Aquificaceae bacterium window:
- a CDS encoding GYD domain-containing protein: MPVYVMLTTLTDEGMKTLKHKPERIKEVDKEVLERFGVKVLAQYVVMGPYDFVNILEAPDNDTIVKMAVELGSRGTIRTLTMPALDVDQFIKDLKELG, translated from the coding sequence ATGCCAGTGTATGTGATGCTCACAACCCTTACAGATGAGGGTATGAAGACCCTCAAGCACAAGCCTGAGAGGATAAAGGAAGTGGATAAGGAGGTGCTGGAACGCTTTGGTGTGAAGGTGCTGGCTCAGTATGTGGTGATGGGTCCCTATGACTTTGTAAACATCCTTGAGGCTCCGGACAACGACACTATAGTGAAGATGGCTGTGGAGCTGGGTTCAAGGGGCACCATAAGGACGCTGACCATGCCCGCCCTTGATGTGGACCAGTTTATAAAGGACCTGAAAGAGCTTGGCTGA